Proteins encoded in a region of the Microvirgula aerodenitrificans DSM 15089 genome:
- a CDS encoding LysR family transcriptional regulator, producing MNITLRQLRVFLAVVRHRGFGRAGAEIGLTQSAVSRCLRELEAELAVRLVDRTTRDVETTPEGRVLAGELERLLGELDTLLLTARSRSAQRSGRVQVACAPTISASLMPTVIAESNRQYPQVRLVLHDLAQRQVLEAVRDGEVDFAVIVDPIRHDELELETVLTDPFCLICPRGHRLAGQHAVRWEALAGERLVLLDCHSGSRPLIDRVLAERKIVCEIAQEVGHATTVFRLVEAGIGISVMPALALPLPDNAGLLALPLLPQVTRQIMLARRHNRSLSLAAEVIWNLVRATARALPATNAGGRA from the coding sequence ATGAACATTACCTTGCGCCAGCTGCGCGTATTTCTGGCCGTCGTCCGCCATCGTGGCTTTGGCCGTGCCGGTGCCGAAATCGGTCTGACCCAGTCGGCAGTCAGCCGCTGCCTGCGTGAGCTGGAGGCCGAACTGGCGGTCCGCCTGGTGGACCGCACCACGCGCGATGTCGAAACCACGCCGGAAGGCCGGGTGCTGGCCGGTGAGCTGGAACGGCTGCTGGGGGAACTCGACACCCTGCTGCTGACGGCGCGCAGCCGCAGCGCACAGCGCAGCGGCCGGGTGCAGGTCGCCTGCGCACCGACGATTTCCGCCAGCCTGATGCCGACGGTCATTGCCGAATCGAACCGGCAATACCCGCAAGTCCGGCTGGTGCTGCACGATCTGGCACAGCGGCAGGTGCTGGAGGCGGTGCGTGATGGCGAGGTGGACTTTGCCGTGATTGTCGATCCGATCCGGCATGACGAACTGGAACTGGAGACAGTACTGACCGATCCGTTCTGCCTGATCTGCCCGCGCGGTCACCGGCTGGCCGGCCAGCACGCGGTACGCTGGGAGGCGCTGGCCGGCGAACGGCTGGTGCTGCTCGATTGTCACTCCGGCAGCCGGCCACTGATCGACCGGGTGCTGGCCGAACGGAAAATTGTCTGCGAGATCGCGCAGGAGGTCGGGCACGCGACCACGGTGTTCCGGCTGGTCGAGGCGGGCATCGGCATTTCGGTGATGCCGGCGCTGGCCCTGCCGCTGCCGGACAATGCCGGGCTGCTGGCCTTGCCGCTGTTGCCGCAGGTTACGCGGCAGATCATGCTGGCCAGACGTCACAACCGCTCGCTGTCACTGGCGGCCGAGGTCATCTGGAATCTGGTCCGCGCCACGGCGCGGGCCTTGCCGGCAACGAACGCAGGGGGAAGGGCATGA